A portion of the Bufo gargarizans isolate SCDJY-AF-19 chromosome 7, ASM1485885v1, whole genome shotgun sequence genome contains these proteins:
- the VGLL4 gene encoding transcription cofactor vestigial-like protein 4 isoform X3, with product METPLDVLSRAASLVHADDEKREAALRSEHRMQPLAMPTALTNHRTGPPPISPSKRRYSMDQGDDELDCENDHVSKMSRMFHPHLTKGFNGDYRKDPRDRSRSPIERAAAPTMGLHASHMYSSIPPVSMDQPLALTKNSDLSRSLGLTQSMSPVERQQNRPSVITCAPPSNRNCNLSHCPVVHSGCVSAVPANFRRPSNTSTACDPVVEEHFRRSLGKNYKEPEPVANSVSITGSVDDHFAKALGETWLQIKAAKDGVSSSPESASRRGQSSPSSHMVNHNHSPSVLS from the exons GAGAAGCAGCGTTACGGAGTGAACACAGAATGCAACCCCTTGCAATGCCTACTGCACTCACCAATCATCGGACGGGCCCACCGCCTATTAGCCCCAGTAAGAGGAGGTACAGCATGGACCAAGGAGATGATGAACTAGACTGTGAAAATGACCATGTCTCAAAAATGAGCCGGATGTTTCACCCTCACTT AACCAAGGGTTTTAATGGAGATTACAGAAAAGATCCACGGGACCGAAGTCGCAGCCCAATAGAAAGAGCAGCAGCTCCCACGATGGGTTTACATGCAAGTCATATGTATTCTTCAATTCCACCTGTCAGTATGGATCAACCTCTGGCACTCACCAAAAACAGCGACCTGTCCAGAAGTTTGGGATTGACACAAAGTATGAGCCCCGTGGAACGACAGCAG AACCGACCATCAGTGATCACATGTGCTCCACCAAGCAACCGGAACTGCAACCTCTCTCACTGCCCAGTTGTCCATAGCGGTTGTGTTTCGGCAGTCCCGGCAAACTTCAGACGACCATCAAACA CTTCAACTGCTTGTGATCCTGTGGTAGAAGAACATTTTCGCCGGAGTCTCGGCAAGAATTACAAAGAACCCGAGCCAGTAGCAAACTCTGTGTCCATCACTGGCTCGGTGGATGATCATTTTGCCAAGGCGCTAGGGGAGACCTGGCTCCAGATCAAAGCGGCCAAGGATGGAGTGTCCAGCAGCCCCGAATCTGCTTCTCGAAGAGGCCAATCTTCTCCTTCCTCTCACATGGTCAACCATAATCACTCCCCGTCTGTACTGTCATAG
- the VGLL4 gene encoding transcription cofactor vestigial-like protein 4 isoform X2 yields MLFMKMDLLNYQYLDKMNNNIGILCYEGEAALRSEHRMQPLAMPTALTNHRTGPPPISPSKRRYSMDQGDDELDCENDHVSKMSRMFHPHLTKGFNGDYRKDPRDRSRSPIERAAAPTMGLHASHMYSSIPPVSMDQPLALTKNSDLSRSLGLTQSMSPVERQQNRPSVITCAPPSNRNCNLSHCPVVHSGCVSAVPANFRRPSNTSTACDPVVEEHFRRSLGKNYKEPEPVANSVSITGSVDDHFAKALGETWLQIKAAKDGVSSSPESASRRGQSSPSSHMVNHNHSPSVLS; encoded by the exons GAGAAGCAGCGTTACGGAGTGAACACAGAATGCAACCCCTTGCAATGCCTACTGCACTCACCAATCATCGGACGGGCCCACCGCCTATTAGCCCCAGTAAGAGGAGGTACAGCATGGACCAAGGAGATGATGAACTAGACTGTGAAAATGACCATGTCTCAAAAATGAGCCGGATGTTTCACCCTCACTT AACCAAGGGTTTTAATGGAGATTACAGAAAAGATCCACGGGACCGAAGTCGCAGCCCAATAGAAAGAGCAGCAGCTCCCACGATGGGTTTACATGCAAGTCATATGTATTCTTCAATTCCACCTGTCAGTATGGATCAACCTCTGGCACTCACCAAAAACAGCGACCTGTCCAGAAGTTTGGGATTGACACAAAGTATGAGCCCCGTGGAACGACAGCAG AACCGACCATCAGTGATCACATGTGCTCCACCAAGCAACCGGAACTGCAACCTCTCTCACTGCCCAGTTGTCCATAGCGGTTGTGTTTCGGCAGTCCCGGCAAACTTCAGACGACCATCAAACA CTTCAACTGCTTGTGATCCTGTGGTAGAAGAACATTTTCGCCGGAGTCTCGGCAAGAATTACAAAGAACCCGAGCCAGTAGCAAACTCTGTGTCCATCACTGGCTCGGTGGATGATCATTTTGCCAAGGCGCTAGGGGAGACCTGGCTCCAGATCAAAGCGGCCAAGGATGGAGTGTCCAGCAGCCCCGAATCTGCTTCTCGAAGAGGCCAATCTTCTCCTTCCTCTCACATGGTCAACCATAATCACTCCCCGTCTGTACTGTCATAG
- the VGLL4 gene encoding transcription cofactor vestigial-like protein 4 isoform X1: protein MSWVFPGMETPLDVLSRAASLVHADDEKREAALRSEHRMQPLAMPTALTNHRTGPPPISPSKRRYSMDQGDDELDCENDHVSKMSRMFHPHLTKGFNGDYRKDPRDRSRSPIERAAAPTMGLHASHMYSSIPPVSMDQPLALTKNSDLSRSLGLTQSMSPVERQQNRPSVITCAPPSNRNCNLSHCPVVHSGCVSAVPANFRRPSNTSTACDPVVEEHFRRSLGKNYKEPEPVANSVSITGSVDDHFAKALGETWLQIKAAKDGVSSSPESASRRGQSSPSSHMVNHNHSPSVLS, encoded by the exons GAGAAGCAGCGTTACGGAGTGAACACAGAATGCAACCCCTTGCAATGCCTACTGCACTCACCAATCATCGGACGGGCCCACCGCCTATTAGCCCCAGTAAGAGGAGGTACAGCATGGACCAAGGAGATGATGAACTAGACTGTGAAAATGACCATGTCTCAAAAATGAGCCGGATGTTTCACCCTCACTT AACCAAGGGTTTTAATGGAGATTACAGAAAAGATCCACGGGACCGAAGTCGCAGCCCAATAGAAAGAGCAGCAGCTCCCACGATGGGTTTACATGCAAGTCATATGTATTCTTCAATTCCACCTGTCAGTATGGATCAACCTCTGGCACTCACCAAAAACAGCGACCTGTCCAGAAGTTTGGGATTGACACAAAGTATGAGCCCCGTGGAACGACAGCAG AACCGACCATCAGTGATCACATGTGCTCCACCAAGCAACCGGAACTGCAACCTCTCTCACTGCCCAGTTGTCCATAGCGGTTGTGTTTCGGCAGTCCCGGCAAACTTCAGACGACCATCAAACA CTTCAACTGCTTGTGATCCTGTGGTAGAAGAACATTTTCGCCGGAGTCTCGGCAAGAATTACAAAGAACCCGAGCCAGTAGCAAACTCTGTGTCCATCACTGGCTCGGTGGATGATCATTTTGCCAAGGCGCTAGGGGAGACCTGGCTCCAGATCAAAGCGGCCAAGGATGGAGTGTCCAGCAGCCCCGAATCTGCTTCTCGAAGAGGCCAATCTTCTCCTTCCTCTCACATGGTCAACCATAATCACTCCCCGTCTGTACTGTCATAG